One genomic segment of Sebastes fasciatus isolate fSebFas1 chromosome 17, fSebFas1.pri, whole genome shotgun sequence includes these proteins:
- the LOC141753839 gene encoding uncharacterized protein LOC141753839, which translates to MCKVQMLRALVKQRLTAAAEEICGLFERTIAEYEEELSRSKEENERQQKLLDAVLHPQLQLHRADVQQLLVVKEVPSEQQEWSSSLVQEDPEPPHIKEEQEELWTSQEGEQLQGLEDSDIEFPFTPVSVKSEEDDEEKPQSSQLHQSQTQQMETEADGEDSGGPEPARNSDSDAHLQPDTVDKTGDSSESEAENSDDWKETREPQSRLNSLKNDEVTFSDFRCSAGEKPFSCCEFAKTFGNSGNLKIHERTHTGEKPFSCSVCKKSFTQLGSLQKHMRVSVCVNCFPADVQQLLVVKEEVLPEQQEWSSSLDQEDPQPTHIKEEQEELWTSQEGEQLQGLEEADIKFPFSPVPVKSEEDDEEEPQSSQFYERQIEQMETEADGDDCGGPKPARNSDPDAHLQPDTYDKTGDFSEPETENSDDWKETREPQSGLNSLKNYEVPLSDSRCSTREKPFSCSECGKTFGSSGNLKRHIRTHTGEKPFSCSVCKKSFTQLGGLQKHTKSHTGEKPFSCSVCGKGFIENGHLNRHMRSHTGEKPFGCSLCGKDFIDSGDLKVHMRTHTGEKPFSCSVCKKSFTHSGSFRKHVRNHTGEKPFNCSVCGKCFIDNGHLNRHMRRHTGEKPFGCSVCGKDFTESIDLKVHMRTHTGEKPFNCSVCNKSFAQSGRLHKHMVTHTGEKPFSCSVCKNSFAQKGYLQTHMRIHTGEKPFSCPFCDKRFLRKDHMKLHMRTHTGETPL; encoded by the exons ATGTGTAAAGTCCAAATGCTGAGAGCGTTGGTGAAGCAGCGACTAACTGCGGCTGCTGAAGAGATATGTGGGCTGTTTGAAAGAACGATAGCAGAGTACGAGGAGGAACTCTCTCGATCAAAAGAGGAGAACGAGCGACAACAGAAACTACTGGACGCTGTTTTACACcctcagcttcagttacacagagcag ATGTCCAGCAGCTGTTGGTGGTTAAAGAGGTTCCCTCTGAGCAGCAGGAGTGGAGCTCCAGTCTGGTCCAGGAGGACCCAGAGCccccacacattaaagaggaacaggaggaactctggaccagtcaggagggagagcagctccAAGGGCTGGAGGACTCTGATATTGAGTTCCCATTCACTCCTGTctctgtgaagagtgaagaagatgatgaagagaaacctcagtcctcacagcttcatcaaagTCAAACTcaacagatggaaacagaagctgatggagaggactctggaggaccagaaccagccaggaACTCAGATTCAGATGCACATTTACAACCAGATACTGTTGACAAGACTGGAGACTCTTCTGAATCTGAGGCTGAAAACAGTGATGACTGGAAGGAGACCAGAGAACCTCAGTCACGTTTAAACTCTTTGAAAAATGATGAAGTTACATTCAGTGATTTCAGATGTAGTGCTGGAGAGAAACCATTTAGCTGCTGTGAGTTTGCGAAAACATTTGGCAACAGTGGAAATCTGAAGATACACGAGAGAactcatacaggagagaaacctttcagctgctcagtttgtaagaAATCTTTTACACAGCTTGGaagtttacagaaacacatgagagtctctgtgtgtgttaactgTTTTCCTGCAGACGTCCAGCAGCTGTTGGTGGTTAAAGAAGAGGTTCTCCCTGAGCAGCAGGAGTGgagctccagtctggaccaggaGGACCCACAGCCcacacacattaaagaggaacaggaggaactctggaccagtcaggagggagagcagcttcaagggCTAGAGGAGGCTGATATCAAGTTCCCATTCTCTCCTGTccctgtgaagagtgaagaagatgatgaagaggaaccTCAGTCCTCACAGTTTTATGAAAGACAAAttgaacagatggaaacagaagctgatggagatGACTGTGGGGGACCAAAACCAGCGAGGAACTCAGATCCAGATGCACATTTACAACCAGATACTTATGACAAGACTGGAGACTTTTCTGAACCTGAGACTGAAAACAGTGATGACTGGAAGGAGACCAGAGAACCTCAGTCAGGTTTAAACTCTTTGAAAAATTATGAAGTCCCTCTCAGTGATTCAAGATGCAGTACTCGTGAGAAACCATTTAGCTGCTCTGAGTGTGGGAAAACATTTGGCAGCAGTGGAAATCTGAAGAGACACATAAGAACTCATACAGGAgaaaaacctttcagctgctcagtttgtaagaAATCTTTTACACAGCTTGGAggtttacagaaacacacaaaaagccacacaggagagaaacctttcagctgctcagtgtgtgGTAAAGGTTTCATTGAAAATGGACATCTGAATAGACACATGAGAtcacacacaggagagaaacctttcggCTGCTCATTGTGTGGTAAAGATTTCATTGATAGTGGAGATCTGAAGGTacacatgagaactcatacaggagagaaacctttcagctgctcggTCTGTAAGAAGTCTTTTACACATAGTGGAAGTTTTCGGAAACATGTGAGAaatcacacaggagagaaacctttcaacTGCTCAGTGTGTGGTAAATGTTTCATTGACAATGGACATCTGAATAGACACATGAGAagacacacaggagagaaacctttcggCTGCTCAGTGTGTGGTAAAGATTTCACTGAAAGTATAGATCTGAAGGTacacatgagaactcatacaggagagaaacctttcaacTGCTCAGTTTGTAATAAATCTTTTGCACAGAGTGGAAGGTTACATAAACACATGGTAactcacacaggagagaaacctttcagctgctcggTCTGTAAGAACTCTTTTGCACAAAAAGGATATTTACAGAcacacatgagaatccacacaggagagaaacctttcagttgCCCATTTTGTGATAAAAGATTTCTGCGCAAGGACCATATGAAGTTacacatgagaactcatacaGGAGAGACTCCcctttag
- the LOC141753836 gene encoding uncharacterized protein LOC141753836, protein MCKVQMLRALVKQRLTAAAEEICGLFERTIAEYEEELSRSKEENERQQKLLDAVLHPQLQLHRADVQQLLVVKEEVLPEQQEWSSSLDQEDPQPTHIKEEQEELWTSQEGEQLQGLEEADIKFPFSPVPVKSEEDDEEEPQSSQFYERQIEQMETEADGDDCGGPKPARNSDPDAHLQPDTVDKTGDFSEPDTENSDDWKETREPQSGLNSLKPFSCSECGKTFGSSGNLKRHIRTHTREKPFSCSVCKKSFTQLGGLQKHTKSHTGEKPFSCSVCGKGFIENGHLNRHIRIHTGEKPFGCSLCGKDFIDSGDLKVHMRTHTGEKPFSCSVCKKSFTNSGSFRKHVRNHTGEKPFNCSVCGKCFIDNGHLNRHMRRHTGEKPFGCSVCGKDFTEGMDLKVHMRTHTGEKPFNCSVCNKSFAQSGRLHNHMVTHTGEKPFSCSVCKNSFALKGYLQTHMRIHTGEKPFSCPFCDKRFLRKDHMKLHMRTHTGETPL, encoded by the exons ATGTGTAAAGTCCAAATGCTGAGAGCGTTGGTGAAGCAGCGACTAACTGCGGCTGCTGAAGAGATATGTGGGCTGTTTGAAAGAACGATAGCAGAGTACGAGGAGGAACTCTCTCGATCAAAAGAGGAGAACGAGCGACAACAGAAACTACTGGACGCTGTTTTACACcctcagcttcagttacacagagcag ACGTCCAGCAGCTGTTGGTGGTTAAAGAAGAGGTTCTCCCTGAGCAGCAGGAGTGgagctccagtctggaccaggaGGACCCACAGCCcacacacattaaagaggaacaggaggaactctggaccagtcaggagggagagcagcttcaagggctggaggaggctgatatCAAGTTCCCATTCTCTCCTGTccctgtgaagagtgaagaagatgatgaagaggaaccTCAGTCCTCACAGTTTTATGAAAGACAAAttgaacagatggaaacagaagctgatggagatGACTGTGGGGGACCAAAACCAGCGAGGAACTCAGATCCAGATGCACATTTACAACCAGATACTGTTGACAAGACTGGAGACTTTTCTGAACCTGACACTGAAAACAGTGATGACTGGAAGGAGACCAGAGAACCTCAGTCAGGTTTAAACTCTTTGAAACCATTTAGCTGCTCTGAGTGTGGGAAAACATTTGGCAGCAGTGGAAATCTGAAGAGACACATAAGAACTCATACAAGAgaaaaacctttcagctgctcagtttgtaagaAATCTTTTACACAGCTTGGAggtttacagaaacacacaaaaagccacacaggagagaaacctttcagctgctcagtgtgtgGTAAAGGTTTCATTGAAAATGGACATCTGAATAGACACATaagaatccacacaggagagaaacctttcggCTGCTCATTGTGTGGTAAAGATTTCATTGATAGTGGAGATCTGAAGGTacacatgagaactcatacaggagagaaacctttcagctgctcggTCTGTAAAAAGTCTTTTACAAATAGTGGAAGTTTTCGGAAACATGTGAGAaatcacacaggagagaaacctttcaacTGCTCAGTGTGTGGTAAATGTTTCATTGACAATGGACATCTGAATAGACACATGAGAagacacacaggagagaaacctttcggCTGCTCAGTGTGTGGTAAAGATTTCACTGAAGGTATGGATCTGAAGGTacacatgagaactcatacaggagagaaacctttcaacTGCTCAGTTTGTAATAAATCTTTTGCACAGAGTGGAAGGTTACATAATCACATGGTAactcacacaggagagaaacctttcagctgctcagtctgTAAGAACTCTTTTGCACTAAAAGGATATTTACAGAcacacatgagaatccacacaggagagaaacctttcagttgCCCATTTTGTGATAAAAGATTTCTGCGCAAGGACCATATGAAGTTacacatgagaactcatacaGGAGAGACTCCcctttag
- the LOC141753835 gene encoding uncharacterized protein LOC141753835, which translates to MCKVQMLRALVKQRLTAAAEEICGLFERTIAEYEEELSRSKEENERQQKLLDAVLHPQLQLHRADVQQLLVVKEEVLPEQQEWSSSLDQEDPQPTHIKEEQEELWTSQEGEQLQGLEEADIKFPFSPVPVKSEEDDEEEPQSSQFYERQIEQMETEADGDDCGGPKPARNSDPDAHLQPDTYDKTGDFSEPETENSDDWKETREPQSGLNSLKPFSCSECGKTFGSSGNLKRHIRTHTGEKPFSCSVCKKSFTQLGGLQKHTKSHTGEKPFSCSVCGKGFIENGHLNRHMRSHTGEKPFSCSLCGKDFIDSGDLKVHMRTHTGEKPFSCSVCKKSFTHSGSFRKHVRNHTGEKPFNCSVCGKCFIDNGHLNRHMRRHTGEKPFGCSVCGKDFTESIDLKVHMRTHTGEKPFNCSVCNKSFAQSGRLNKHMVTHTGEKPFSCSVCKNSFAQKGYLQTHMRIHTGEKPFSCPFCDKRFLRKDHMKLHMRTHTGETPL; encoded by the exons ATGTGTAAAGTCCAAATGCTGAGAGCGTTGGTGAAGCAGCGACTAACTGCGGCTGCTGAAGAGATATGTGGGCTGTTTGAAAGAACGATAGCAGAGTACGAGGAGGAACTCTCTCGATCAAAAGAGGAGAACGAGCGACAACAGAAACTACTGGACGCTGTTTTACACcctcagcttcagttacacagagcag ACGTCCAGCAGCTGTTGGTGGTTAAAGAAGAGGTTCTCCCTGAGCAGCAGGAGTGgagctccagtctggaccaggaGGACCCACAGCCcacacacattaaagaggaacaggaggaactctggaccagtcaggagggagagcagcttcaagggCTAGAGGAGGCTGATATCAAGTTCCCATTCTCTCCTGTccctgtgaagagtgaagaagatgatgaagaggaaccTCAGTCCTCACAGTTTTATGAAAGACAAAttgaacagatggaaacagaagctgatggagatGACTGTGGGGGACCAAAACCAGCGAGGAACTCAGATCCAGATGCACATTTACAACCAGATACTTATGACAAGACTGGAGACTTTTCTGAACCTGAGACTGAAAACAGTGATGACTGGAAGGAGACCAGAGAACCTCAGTCAGGTTTAAACTCTTTGAAACCATTTAGCTGCTCTGAGTGTGGGAAAACATTTGGCAGCAGTGGAAATCTGAAGAGACACATAAGAACTCATACAGGAgaaaaacctttcagctgctcagtttgtaagaAATCTTTTACACAGCTTGGAggtttacagaaacacacaaaaagccacacaggagagaaacctttcagctgctcagtgtgtgGTAAAGGTTTCATTGAAAATGGACATCTGAATAGACACATGAGAtcacacacaggagagaaacctttcagctgctcattGTGTGGTAAAGATTTCATTGATAGTGGAGATCTGAAGGTacacatgagaactcatacaggagagaaacctttcagctgctcggTCTGTAAGAAGTCTTTTACACATAGTGGAAGTTTTCGGAAACATGTGAGAaatcacacaggagagaaacctttcaacTGCTCAGTGTGTGGTAAATGTTTCATTGACAATGGACATCTGAATAGACACATGAGAagacacacaggagagaaacctttcggCTGCTCAGTGTGTGGTAAAGATTTCACTGAAAGTATAGATCTGAAGGTacacatgagaactcatacaggagagaaacctttcaacTGCTCAGTTTGTAATAAATCTTTTGCACAGAGTGGAAGGTTAAATAAACACATGGTAactcacacaggagagaaacctttcagctgctcggTCTGTAAGAACTCTTTTGCACAAAAAGGATATTTACAGAcacacatgagaatccacacaggagagaaacctttcagttgCCCATTTTGTGATAAAAGATTTCTGCGCAAGGACCATATGAAGTTacacatgagaactcatacaGGAGAGACTCCcctttag